The Pseudomonas sp. DG56-2 genome contains a region encoding:
- the oprI gene encoding outer membrane lipoprotei OprI: MNNVLKFSALALAAVLATGCSSVSKETEARLTATEDAAARAQARADEAYRKADDALAAAQKAQQTADEANERALRMLDKASRK; the protein is encoded by the coding sequence ATGAACAACGTTCTGAAATTTTCTGCTCTGGCTCTGGCCGCAGTTCTGGCTACCGGTTGCAGCAGCGTATCCAAAGAAACCGAAGCTCGTCTGACCGCTACCGAAGACGCAGCTGCTCGTGCACAAGCTCGCGCTGACGAAGCCTACCGCAAAGCTGACGACGCTCTGGCTGCTGCTCAAAAAGCACAACAGACCGCTGACGAAGCTAACGAGCGCGCTCTGCGTATGCTGGACAAAGCCAGCCGTAAGTAA
- the thrH gene encoding bifunctional phosphoserine phosphatase/homoserine phosphotransferase ThrH: MEIACLDLEGVLVPEIWIAFAEKTGIESLRATTRDIPDYDVLMKQRLRILDEHGLKLSDIQAVIATLKPLDGAIEFVDWLRERFQVVILSDTFYEFSQPLMRQLGFPTLLCHRLLTDETDRVTGYQLRQKDPKRQSVLAFKSLYYRVIAAGDSYNDTTMLGEADAGILFHAPENVIREFPQFPAVHDFEALKKEFIKASNRSLSL, encoded by the coding sequence GTGGAAATTGCCTGTCTCGACCTGGAAGGCGTATTGGTCCCGGAGATCTGGATCGCCTTTGCGGAAAAAACCGGAATCGAATCGTTGCGGGCTACCACCCGTGATATTCCCGATTACGACGTGCTGATGAAGCAGCGCCTGCGCATTCTTGATGAGCATGGCCTGAAGCTTTCCGATATCCAGGCGGTAATCGCCACACTCAAGCCTTTGGATGGCGCTATCGAATTCGTCGACTGGCTGCGCGAGCGCTTCCAGGTGGTGATCCTTTCCGACACTTTCTACGAGTTCTCCCAGCCGCTGATGCGTCAGCTGGGCTTTCCGACCTTGCTGTGCCATCGTCTGCTTACCGACGAAACCGACCGGGTGACTGGCTACCAGTTGCGTCAGAAGGACCCCAAGCGCCAGTCGGTGCTGGCCTTCAAGAGCCTTTACTATCGTGTGATCGCCGCGGGCGATTCGTACAACGACACCACCATGCTGGGCGAAGCCGATGCCGGAATTCTGTTCCACGCACCGGAGAATGTGATTCGCGAGTTCCCGCAGTTTCCGGCGGTGCATGATTTCGAGGCGTTGAAGAAAGAGTTCATCAAGGCTTCCAATCGGTCGTTGAGTCTGTAG
- the cysB gene encoding HTH-type transcriptional regulator CysB, translating to MKLQQLRYIWEVAHHDLNVSATAQSLYTSQPGISKQIRLLEDELGVEVFARSGKHLTRVTPAGERIITTAGEILRKVESIKQIAQEFSNEKKGTLSIATTHTQARYALPPVISSFIKQYPEVALHMHQGSPMQIAEMAADGTVDFAIATEALELFGDLVMMPCYRWNRCVVVPQGHPLTKLPKLTLEALAEYPIVTYVFGFTGRSKLDEAFSHRGLTPKVVFTAADADVIKTYVRLGLGVGIVAKMAVDTKLDNDLVVLDASELFESSVTKIGFRRGTFLRGFMCDFIEKFAPHLTREVMAKAIQCHNKQELEELFADVELPVH from the coding sequence ATGAAGCTTCAACAATTGCGCTACATCTGGGAAGTGGCGCACCACGACCTCAACGTCTCCGCGACAGCGCAGAGCCTGTATACGTCCCAGCCGGGCATCAGCAAGCAGATCCGCCTGCTCGAGGACGAATTGGGCGTTGAAGTGTTCGCGCGCAGCGGCAAGCACCTGACCCGGGTGACGCCGGCAGGTGAGCGGATTATCACCACCGCAGGTGAAATCCTGCGCAAAGTCGAGAGCATCAAGCAGATTGCCCAGGAATTCTCCAACGAGAAAAAGGGCACGCTGTCGATCGCAACCACCCACACGCAGGCGCGTTATGCACTGCCGCCCGTGATCAGCAGTTTCATCAAGCAATACCCGGAAGTGGCCCTGCACATGCATCAGGGCTCACCGATGCAGATTGCCGAGATGGCTGCCGACGGCACCGTGGATTTCGCCATTGCCACCGAAGCGCTGGAACTGTTCGGTGACCTGGTGATGATGCCGTGCTATCGCTGGAATCGTTGTGTGGTGGTGCCGCAGGGACACCCGCTGACCAAGCTGCCAAAGCTGACCTTGGAAGCCCTGGCCGAATACCCGATCGTTACCTATGTGTTTGGTTTCACCGGTCGTTCCAAGCTCGATGAGGCCTTCAGCCATCGCGGCCTGACGCCAAAAGTGGTGTTCACCGCTGCTGACGCCGACGTCATCAAAACTTACGTACGCCTGGGCCTGGGCGTGGGTATCGTGGCCAAGATGGCAGTCGATACCAAGCTCGATAACGATTTGGTCGTGCTCGATGCCAGCGAGTTGTTCGAATCCAGCGTGACCAAGATCGGTTTCCGTCGCGGCACCTTCCTGCGTGGATTCATGTGCGACTTCATCGAGAAGTTTGCTCCGCACCTGACACGTGAAGTCATGGCCAAGGCAATTCAGTGCCACAACAAACAAGAGCTCGAAGAGCTGTTTGCCGATGTCGAATTACCCGTGCACTGA
- a CDS encoding L,D-transpeptidase family protein: MLPRFPAVTRCLSLAALLAAGPVAALEFPLPPPGEDVIGQVQVIKAKYEDTFADIGTANDLGYLEMIAANPGVDPWLPGAGTEIILPTRFILPPGPREGIVINLAEYRMYYYPKGQNVVHTYPLGIGREGWGSPIANTKVTAKTPNPTWTPPASIRKEHAEDGDILPTVVPAGPDNPLGPFKFTLGVPGYLIHGSNKKFGIGMRTSHGCFRMFNNNVLELAKMAPVGVAVRIINEPYKFGVSAGKVYLEAHTPLDDKGDPSVVDKHTAVINALLKREDLANNLRMNWDMVRDVVAAEDGMPVEIAVPATGQQPMVTSVPLDMQ; encoded by the coding sequence ATGTTGCCGCGCTTTCCCGCCGTCACCCGTTGCCTGTCCCTGGCCGCCCTGCTGGCGGCAGGTCCCGTTGCTGCGCTGGAGTTTCCCTTGCCTCCTCCAGGCGAGGACGTCATTGGCCAGGTTCAGGTGATAAAAGCCAAGTACGAAGACACCTTCGCCGATATCGGCACTGCCAACGACCTGGGCTACCTGGAAATGATCGCCGCCAACCCCGGTGTCGATCCTTGGCTGCCAGGCGCTGGCACCGAGATTATCCTGCCAACCCGCTTCATCCTGCCGCCGGGCCCGCGCGAAGGAATCGTCATCAACCTGGCCGAATACCGTATGTACTACTACCCCAAAGGGCAGAACGTGGTGCATACCTATCCGTTGGGTATTGGTCGTGAGGGCTGGGGTTCGCCGATTGCCAACACCAAGGTCACGGCCAAAACGCCGAACCCGACCTGGACACCACCGGCGTCTATCCGCAAGGAGCACGCCGAAGACGGTGACATCCTGCCTACGGTAGTACCGGCAGGCCCGGATAACCCGCTAGGTCCGTTCAAGTTTACGTTGGGCGTGCCGGGTTACCTGATCCATGGTTCGAACAAGAAGTTCGGTATTGGCATGCGCACCAGCCATGGTTGCTTCCGCATGTTCAACAACAACGTGCTGGAGTTGGCCAAGATGGCACCGGTTGGTGTTGCGGTGCGCATCATCAACGAGCCATACAAGTTCGGCGTCAGCGCTGGCAAGGTCTATCTGGAGGCGCACACACCGCTGGATGACAAGGGCGACCCATCGGTAGTCGACAAGCACACGGCGGTCATCAACGCATTGCTCAAGCGTGAAGACCTGGCTAACAATTTGCGCATGAACTGGGACATGGTGCGCGACGTGGTTGCTGCTGAAGACGGCATGCCGGTAGAAATTGCCGTGCCCGCTACAGGTCAGCAGCCTATGGTTACAAGCGTCCCGCTGGACATGCAATAA
- a CDS encoding putative 2-dehydropantoate 2-reductase: MNTSSPRIGILGTGAIGGFYGVMLARAGFDVHFLLRSEFAAVSAHGMRVESAVHGVIQMPLQAYADAADMPACDWLLVGAKATSNAELAPLIAKAAASDCKVVLLQNGLAVEESLRPLLPGDLHLLGGLCFVCANREAPGVVRHQAFGAVHLGYHSGPQVNAAERQGVVEACAELFRAAGIEAQAMANLAQARWQKLVWNVPYNGLSVLLRASTSALMADEQGRELIRALMAEVVQGAHSCGHALPEGYAEHLFAMTEQMPDYWPSMYHDFSHQRPLELAAIYAEPLRQARAAGCSLPRIESLYQALAFIDRHNLPAH, encoded by the coding sequence ATGAACACCAGCAGTCCGCGTATTGGCATCCTCGGTACCGGTGCCATTGGCGGTTTCTACGGCGTGATGTTGGCCCGGGCCGGGTTCGATGTGCATTTTCTCCTGCGTAGCGAATTCGCAGCGGTCAGCGCTCACGGCATGCGCGTTGAAAGCGCGGTACACGGGGTAATACAGATGCCGCTGCAGGCCTACGCCGACGCCGCGGATATGCCTGCGTGCGACTGGTTGCTGGTGGGCGCCAAGGCCACCAGCAACGCCGAGCTTGCGCCACTGATCGCCAAGGCCGCAGCCAGCGATTGCAAGGTCGTGCTGCTGCAGAACGGTCTGGCAGTAGAAGAGTCCCTGCGTCCGCTATTGCCTGGCGACCTGCACCTGCTTGGTGGCCTGTGCTTTGTTTGCGCCAATCGAGAGGCGCCGGGGGTCGTTCGTCACCAGGCTTTCGGCGCTGTGCACTTGGGCTATCACAGTGGCCCACAGGTCAATGCTGCTGAACGTCAGGGTGTTGTCGAGGCGTGTGCCGAGCTGTTCCGTGCAGCGGGTATCGAGGCTCAGGCGATGGCGAATCTGGCCCAGGCGCGTTGGCAGAAGCTGGTGTGGAATGTGCCTTACAACGGCTTGTCCGTGTTGCTCAGGGCCAGTACCTCGGCACTGATGGCCGACGAGCAGGGCCGGGAATTGATTCGTGCGTTGATGGCGGAGGTCGTGCAGGGGGCGCATAGCTGTGGTCACGCGTTGCCCGAAGGCTATGCTGAGCATCTGTTCGCAATGACTGAACAGATGCCTGATTACTGGCCCAGTATGTACCACGATTTTTCCCATCAGCGGCCCCTGGAACTTGCGGCTATCTACGCCGAGCCGTTGAGGCAGGCACGCGCAGCCGGCTGCAGCCTGCCGCGTATAGAGAGCCTGTATCAGGCATTGGCTTTCATCGATCGACATAATCTGCCGGCGCACTAG
- a CDS encoding 3-deoxy-7-phosphoheptulonate synthase yields the protein MADLPIDDLNVASNETLITPDQLKKEIPLSAAALKTVTAGREVVRNILDGKDHRLFVVIGPCSIHDIKAAHEYAERLKVLAAEVSDTLYLVMRVYFEKPRTTVGWKGLINDPYLDDSFKIQDGLHIGRQLLLDLAEMGLPTATEALDPISPQYLQDLISWSAIGARTTESQTHREMASGLSSAVGFKNGTDGGLTVAINALQSVSSPHRFLGINQEGGVSIVTTKGNAYGHVVLRGGNGKPNYDSVSVALCEQALAKAKIKPNIMVDCSHANSNKDPALQPLVMENVANQILEGNQSIIGLMVESHLNWGCQAIPKDLNDLQYGVSITDACIDWDATEKTLRSMHAKLKDVLPKRDRA from the coding sequence ATGGCTGATTTACCGATCGATGACCTAAACGTTGCCTCCAACGAGACCTTGATCACCCCAGATCAGCTCAAGAAGGAAATTCCCCTGAGCGCTGCGGCGCTCAAGACCGTAACTGCGGGCCGCGAAGTGGTGCGCAATATCCTCGATGGCAAGGATCACCGCCTGTTCGTGGTTATCGGCCCTTGCTCGATCCACGACATCAAGGCGGCGCATGAGTACGCCGAGCGCCTCAAGGTTCTCGCTGCTGAGGTGTCCGACACCTTGTACCTGGTCATGCGTGTGTACTTCGAAAAACCACGCACAACGGTCGGCTGGAAAGGCTTGATCAACGATCCTTACCTGGACGACTCGTTCAAGATCCAGGATGGCCTGCACATTGGTCGCCAACTGTTGCTGGACCTGGCAGAGATGGGCCTGCCCACTGCTACCGAGGCCCTTGACCCGATCTCCCCGCAATATCTGCAAGACTTGATCAGTTGGTCGGCGATCGGCGCACGCACCACCGAATCCCAGACTCACCGCGAAATGGCTTCGGGCCTGTCTTCGGCCGTAGGCTTCAAGAATGGCACCGATGGCGGCCTTACCGTCGCGATCAACGCCCTGCAGTCGGTCTCCAGCCCACATCGTTTCCTGGGTATCAACCAGGAAGGTGGCGTATCCATTGTTACCACCAAGGGCAACGCCTATGGTCACGTGGTATTGCGCGGTGGCAATGGCAAGCCGAACTACGATTCGGTCAGCGTCGCTCTGTGCGAACAAGCACTGGCCAAAGCCAAGATCAAACCCAACATCATGGTCGACTGCAGCCACGCCAATTCCAACAAGGACCCGGCACTGCAACCGCTGGTGATGGAGAACGTTGCCAACCAGATCCTCGAAGGCAACCAGTCGATTATCGGCCTGATGGTCGAGAGTCATCTGAACTGGGGCTGCCAGGCAATTCCGAAGGACCTCAACGACCTGCAGTACGGTGTATCGATCACCGACGCCTGCATCGACTGGGATGCCACCGAGAAAACCCTACGCAGCATGCATGCCAAGCTCAAGGACGTCCTGCCCAAGCGCGACCGCGCCTGA
- a CDS encoding GNAT family N-acetyltransferase gives MSEALSIHHDQAGHQFETNVDGHRAYLTYMDLGKQTLDIYRTFVPNALRGRGIAAALTEKALQYAEDMGYTVIPSCSYVERYMERQQRHSTKA, from the coding sequence ATGAGCGAGGCGTTGTCCATCCACCATGACCAGGCTGGTCATCAGTTCGAGACCAATGTGGACGGTCATCGTGCTTACCTGACCTACATGGACTTGGGTAAGCAAACCCTGGATATTTACCGCACCTTTGTTCCCAATGCGTTGCGGGGCAGGGGTATTGCTGCTGCGCTGACCGAAAAGGCGCTGCAGTATGCCGAAGACATGGGTTACACCGTGATTCCGTCATGCTCGTATGTTGAGCGCTACATGGAGCGTCAGCAGCGCCACTCCACCAAGGCCTGA
- a CDS encoding 5'-nucleotidase, producing MGKSLGDKLVVAISSRALFDLSESHRLYLAQGVEAYRQYQIEHEDEVLEPGDAFPLVQKLLGLNAHLGQPRVEVVLVSRNSADTGLRVFNSIEHHGLGIYRAAFVGGRSPYPYLAAFGCHLFLSTDADDVRSALDAGFAAATILSGGARRAASDELRIAFDGDAVLFSDESERVYQLGGLEAFQASERQSAREPLRGGPFKPFLAALNLLQKEFPEGACPIRTALVTARSAPAHERVIRTLREWDIRLDESLFLGGLDKSAFLEAFAADVFFDDQAGHCERARSVVATGHVPHGISNEPSLG from the coding sequence ATGGGCAAGAGTCTTGGCGACAAACTGGTGGTGGCGATCTCCTCGCGGGCGCTGTTCGACCTCAGTGAGAGCCACCGTTTGTACCTGGCGCAAGGAGTGGAGGCTTACCGCCAGTATCAGATCGAGCACGAAGACGAAGTGCTGGAACCCGGTGATGCTTTTCCGTTGGTGCAGAAGTTGTTGGGGCTCAATGCTCATCTTGGCCAGCCTCGCGTCGAAGTCGTTCTGGTGTCGCGCAACAGTGCCGACACGGGCCTGCGCGTTTTCAACTCAATTGAACACCACGGTCTGGGTATCTACCGTGCAGCCTTTGTTGGAGGGCGCAGTCCCTATCCGTATCTGGCGGCTTTTGGTTGCCACCTGTTTCTTTCCACCGATGCCGATGATGTTCGCAGCGCCCTCGACGCCGGGTTCGCTGCAGCGACCATCCTGTCAGGAGGTGCGCGTCGAGCCGCCAGCGATGAGTTGCGCATCGCCTTCGACGGAGATGCCGTGCTGTTCTCCGACGAATCCGAGCGTGTCTATCAGTTGGGTGGGTTGGAGGCCTTTCAGGCCAGCGAGCGGCAATCGGCCCGCGAGCCGCTGCGCGGTGGTCCATTCAAGCCATTTCTCGCCGCACTCAACCTGCTGCAGAAGGAGTTCCCAGAAGGCGCATGCCCGATTCGTACCGCCTTGGTCACGGCACGCTCGGCACCGGCCCACGAGCGGGTGATTCGGACATTGCGCGAGTGGGATATCCGCCTGGACGAGTCGCTGTTTTTGGGTGGCCTGGACAAGTCGGCGTTCCTTGAAGCCTTCGCCGCCGATGTGTTCTTCGATGATCAGGCCGGTCACTGCGAGCGGGCGCGCAGTGTGGTGGCAACAGGTCATGTGCCTCATGGCATCAGCAACGAACCGAGCTTGGGCTAG
- a CDS encoding GntR family transcriptional regulator, whose amino-acid sequence MTLHIEPSSPDPIYRQIVGQITRLISAGACPPGTRLPSVREVAAAHAINPMTVSKAYALLEAQGLLERHRGKGMQVAADLQTATPTATRLQALLPALQELARQARQLDLSLDQLVEALTPLMNEATLSKDRNE is encoded by the coding sequence ATGACGCTGCACATCGAACCCAGCTCCCCCGACCCGATCTACCGCCAGATCGTCGGCCAGATCACTCGTCTGATCAGTGCCGGAGCCTGCCCGCCGGGTACCCGCCTGCCCTCGGTGCGCGAGGTGGCCGCCGCCCACGCAATCAATCCGATGACCGTCTCCAAGGCCTATGCCTTGCTCGAAGCCCAAGGCTTGCTGGAGCGCCATCGCGGCAAGGGCATGCAGGTTGCTGCAGACCTTCAGACCGCTACCCCGACCGCCACCCGCCTGCAAGCATTGCTACCTGCGCTGCAGGAACTGGCCCGCCAGGCACGCCAACTGGACTTGAGCCTCGATCAACTGGTCGAGGCACTCACACCTCTCATGAATGAAGCAACGCTTTCGAAGGACCGTAATGAATAA
- a CDS encoding universal stress protein — translation MIRSMLYATDLGVYAPFVMQHALALARTFNAELYVIHAVEPMGQFAESLLQSYLDERTLDQLHSQGVNTVMANIEQQVLENFRDELGEEADLALIKAVRVRQGDPAQVILEQAQRLNVDLLIFGSHSQGAGVDIPLGRTAVRLLQLSPVPVYMVPLAQHLGRRKA, via the coding sequence ATGATCCGTTCCATGCTGTATGCCACTGACCTCGGTGTATACGCGCCTTTTGTCATGCAACACGCGCTGGCGTTGGCGCGTACATTCAATGCAGAGCTCTATGTCATCCATGCTGTCGAACCGATGGGGCAGTTTGCTGAATCGCTGCTACAAAGCTACCTGGACGAGCGCACCCTGGATCAGTTGCACAGCCAAGGGGTGAACACGGTCATGGCCAATATCGAGCAGCAGGTACTGGAAAATTTTCGCGATGAATTGGGCGAAGAAGCAGATCTGGCCTTGATCAAGGCAGTGCGTGTGCGTCAGGGCGATCCTGCTCAAGTGATTCTGGAGCAAGCTCAGCGTTTGAACGTTGATTTACTGATCTTTGGCAGTCATAGCCAGGGGGCGGGGGTCGATATTCCCTTGGGGCGCACCGCTGTGCGCTTGCTGCAGTTGTCGCCGGTACCGGTGTACATGGTGCCCTTGGCCCAGCACTTGGGGCGTCGGAAGGCATAA
- a CDS encoding PilZ domain-containing protein: MRGFLPHPDDVPVELSLRPSPSLFRQRLHTISLGGIACNHPRAYRRGMAIEMIIPSLGDSARFPGYVAWCQKQQDGYRVGIAFIDEQALFGARMSEQVCQIQHLYQQHTREQTTPPDLEALAQQWVSLHAGEFSEANLEATYTRQILV; this comes from the coding sequence ATGCGCGGATTCCTACCCCACCCGGACGATGTACCGGTCGAACTGTCCCTGCGGCCCTCGCCCAGCCTGTTCCGCCAGCGCTTGCACACTATCAGCCTGGGCGGTATCGCCTGCAATCATCCTCGCGCCTACCGACGCGGCATGGCTATCGAAATGATCATTCCCTCCCTGGGTGACTCGGCACGCTTTCCCGGCTACGTGGCCTGGTGCCAGAAGCAGCAGGACGGTTACCGAGTCGGCATTGCCTTCATCGATGAACAAGCCTTGTTCGGCGCCAGAATGAGCGAACAGGTTTGCCAGATACAGCACCTTTACCAACAGCACACCCGCGAACAAACCACCCCGCCCGACCTCGAAGCACTCGCTCAACAATGGGTCAGCCTGCACGCTGGCGAGTTCTCCGAAGCCAATCTGGAAGCCACCTACACCCGGCAGATTCTTGTTTAA
- a CDS encoding ABC transporter ATP-binding protein — protein sequence MNNLPLVVEAHALSKRYKDHMALDGVSLSIAPGTVLGLLGRNGAGKSTLIECLLGLRQANSGQARLFGKPATQIDDHDKAALGYVPQLTDSLQWMKVGDALAFFATLYPTWDNPLAERLLQRWNLDSKRLLQELSPGQRQQVAIIRALAPRPRLLVLDEPAAALDPLARRELLREIVELAGEHGSTVVFSTHIISDLERVASHVALMHQGRLRLYAEVDQLKDQLRRVRWPQDVPLPAQPLPGESVRRALAEGGWSLVLNLSDSDALSALPKQASVHSLSLEDLFVELTA from the coding sequence ATGAATAACCTGCCCCTCGTGGTTGAAGCCCATGCCCTGAGCAAACGCTACAAGGATCACATGGCACTGGACGGCGTCTCGCTAAGCATCGCGCCTGGTACCGTTCTTGGCTTGCTGGGGCGCAATGGGGCGGGCAAAAGCACCCTGATCGAGTGCCTGCTGGGCCTGCGCCAGGCAAACAGCGGTCAGGCACGACTGTTTGGAAAACCCGCCACGCAAATCGACGATCATGACAAGGCCGCCTTGGGCTACGTGCCACAACTCACCGATAGCCTGCAATGGATGAAGGTTGGCGATGCTCTGGCGTTTTTTGCCACCCTGTACCCAACTTGGGACAATCCGTTGGCCGAACGCCTGCTGCAGCGTTGGAACCTCGACAGCAAGCGTCTGTTGCAGGAACTATCGCCTGGGCAACGCCAGCAAGTGGCAATCATCCGCGCCTTGGCGCCCCGCCCACGGTTATTGGTGCTGGATGAGCCAGCGGCTGCCCTGGACCCACTGGCTCGCCGCGAGCTATTGCGAGAAATTGTCGAGTTGGCAGGTGAACATGGCAGCACTGTGGTGTTTTCGACGCATATCATTTCCGATCTGGAGCGAGTCGCCTCTCACGTCGCCCTCATGCATCAGGGCAGGCTGCGCCTTTATGCTGAAGTCGATCAGCTCAAGGATCAGCTGCGCCGGGTGCGCTGGCCACAAGATGTACCCCTGCCCGCACAGCCGCTGCCGGGAGAGTCAGTCCGGCGCGCACTCGCTGAGGGTGGCTGGAGTCTGGTGCTGAACCTGAGCGACAGCGATGCCCTGTCAGCCCTGCCCAAACAGGCCAGCGTTCACAGTCTCAGCCTGGAAGACTTGTTTGTGGAGCTGACGGCATGA
- a CDS encoding phosphoadenylyl-sulfate reductase — translation MSQPFDVAALAATYANKSPQDILKLAFEHFGDDLWISFSGAEDVVLVDMAWKLNKNVKVFSLDTGRLHPETYRFIDQVREHYNLPIEILSPDRSKLDPFVKDKGLFSFYKDGHGECCGIRKIEPLRRKLSTVSAWATGQRRDQSPGTRSQVAALEIDGAFSTPERTLYKFNPLAQMSSEEVWGYIRMLELPYNSLHERGFISIGCEPCTRPVLPNQHEREGRWWWEESTQKECGLHAGNLISKG, via the coding sequence ATGAGCCAACCCTTCGACGTCGCCGCCCTGGCCGCGACCTATGCCAACAAGTCGCCCCAAGACATCCTCAAGCTCGCCTTCGAGCACTTTGGCGATGATCTGTGGATCTCCTTCAGCGGCGCCGAAGATGTGGTGCTGGTGGACATGGCCTGGAAGCTGAACAAGAACGTCAAGGTGTTCAGCCTCGACACCGGCCGCCTGCATCCGGAAACGTATCGCTTCATTGATCAGGTGCGCGAACACTACAACCTGCCAATCGAAATCCTCTCCCCCGATCGCAGCAAGCTTGACCCTTTCGTCAAGGACAAAGGCCTGTTCAGCTTCTACAAGGATGGCCATGGCGAATGCTGCGGGATCCGCAAGATCGAACCGCTGCGGCGCAAGTTGAGCACCGTCAGCGCCTGGGCCACCGGTCAGCGCCGCGATCAGAGCCCGGGCACCCGCAGCCAAGTGGCGGCGTTGGAAATCGACGGCGCGTTTTCCACCCCCGAGCGTACCTTGTACAAATTCAACCCACTGGCGCAGATGAGTAGTGAAGAAGTCTGGGGCTATATCCGCATGCTTGAACTGCCTTACAACAGCCTGCATGAGCGCGGTTTCATCAGCATCGGCTGCGAGCCTTGCACCCGGCCCGTGCTGCCCAATCAGCATGAACGCGAAGGTCGCTGGTGGTGGGAAGAGTCCACTCAGAAGGAATGCGGGCTGCATGCCGGCAACCTGATCAGCAAGGGCTGA
- the pabB gene encoding aminodeoxychorismate synthase component I: MPTCTLHPLPYLADPAAYFARIRQAPGAVLLDSARPNAERGRFDLLSAWPVQTLAPAPDEGGKAYLQRLRISLEQLGRAELPDNSELPFAGGLIGYLSYDFGRRLEQLPSLAADDLGLADACLGLYAWALISDHLHGRTQLLFHPQLAEDERQRLISLFESPAPAAEAQFSLMAPMRGDISAEAYRQSFDRVQAYIHAGDCYQINLTQRFRAPCQGDPWHAYQAVRRACPTPFSGFQLLADGSALLSFSPERFIQVSNGRVETRPIKGTRPRSADAEQDARNGAELLASTKDRAENLMIVDLLRNDLGRTCKIGSVKVPELFSLESYPNVHHLVSSVTGQLASGKDALDLIADSFPGGSITGAPKIRAMQIIDELEPSRRALYCGSLLYVDVRGEMDSSIAIRSLLVKDGQVSCWGGGAVVADSQWQAEYEESITKVKVLLDTLQSL; encoded by the coding sequence ATGCCGACCTGTACGCTTCACCCCCTGCCCTACCTGGCCGACCCTGCGGCCTACTTTGCGCGCATCCGCCAGGCACCTGGCGCGGTACTGCTCGACAGCGCTCGACCGAACGCCGAACGCGGGCGCTTTGACCTGCTCAGCGCCTGGCCCGTGCAAACCCTGGCGCCCGCGCCAGACGAAGGCGGCAAGGCTTACCTGCAACGCCTGCGCATCAGCCTTGAACAACTGGGCCGGGCAGAGTTGCCAGACAACAGCGAACTACCCTTTGCCGGTGGCCTGATCGGCTACCTGAGCTATGACTTCGGACGACGCTTGGAGCAGCTACCCAGCCTTGCAGCCGACGACCTGGGCCTGGCCGATGCCTGCCTTGGGCTCTATGCCTGGGCCCTTATCAGCGATCATCTGCATGGGCGTACGCAATTGCTGTTCCACCCGCAGTTGGCCGAGGACGAGCGCCAGCGTCTGATCAGCCTGTTTGAATCCCCGGCACCGGCCGCCGAAGCGCAGTTCTCGCTAATGGCACCGATGCGCGGCGATATCAGCGCCGAGGCCTATCGCCAGTCCTTTGACCGGGTACAGGCATACATCCATGCGGGCGACTGCTACCAGATCAACCTCACGCAACGATTCCGTGCGCCGTGCCAGGGCGACCCCTGGCATGCCTATCAGGCCGTGCGCCGCGCCTGCCCTACGCCTTTCTCCGGTTTCCAACTGCTGGCCGATGGCAGCGCCCTGCTGAGTTTCTCGCCTGAACGTTTTATCCAGGTCAGCAATGGCCGGGTCGAAACCCGACCCATCAAGGGCACCCGCCCGCGCAGTGCGGATGCCGAGCAAGATGCACGCAACGGGGCTGAGCTACTGGCCAGCACCAAGGACCGCGCCGAAAACCTGATGATTGTCGATTTGCTGCGCAACGATCTGGGACGCACTTGCAAGATTGGCTCGGTGAAGGTACCTGAACTGTTCAGCCTGGAAAGCTACCCCAACGTGCATCACCTGGTCAGCAGCGTCACCGGCCAACTGGCCAGCGGCAAGGATGCGCTGGACCTGATCGCCGACAGCTTTCCTGGAGGCTCGATCACCGGGGCGCCAAAAATTCGCGCCATGCAGATCATCGATGAGCTCGAACCCAGCCGCAGGGCACTGTATTGCGGGTCATTGCTGTATGTGGACGTGCGCGGCGAGATGGACAGCTCCATCGCCATTCGCAGCTTGCTGGTCAAGGATGGACAGGTGAGCTGCTGGGGCGGTGGCGCAGTGGTCGCCGATTCGCAATGGCAGGCGGAATACGAAGAATCGATTACCAAAGTGAAGGTACTGCTCGATACGCTGCAAAGCCTGTAG